One Lutra lutra chromosome 18, mLutLut1.2, whole genome shotgun sequence genomic window carries:
- the ZNF785 gene encoding zinc finger protein 785 encodes MAPPLADVPREAGSGLTGESSPGAVSFADVAVYFSREEWRCLRPAQRALYRDVMRETYGYLGALGFSGPKPAFISWVEGEVEAWSPEAQDLEGETPAAVIRDRGKITGSRDEREEKELMKSPKQKEMEREEVSLEEWSPSSRPPGAGHRATCSELCWNSGQSPVKPWFKDTTTRTSPFSCSDCGRNFSYPSLLTTHRRVHSGERPFPCDQCQACFSQRKYLLQHQLIHTGERPYSCPDCGRRFRQRGSLAIHRRAHTREKPYPCPNCKSRFTYPYLLAIHQRKHTGEKPYSCPSCGLCFAYSSLLAIHRRTHTGEKPYPCPDCGRRFTYSSLLLSHQRIHSDNRPFPCPQCGKGFKRKYALEAHQWIHQSGKRPRWQRPVVGLSEPVLVLGGQDPPVHFRCFPDIFQECG; translated from the exons ATGGCCCCGCCCCTGGCGGATGTACCCCGGGAGGCCGGGAGCGGGCTGACCGGAGAAAGCAGCCCCGGAGCCGTGAGCTTCGCGGACGTGGCCGTGTACTTCTCCCGGGAGGAATGGAGGTGTCTGCGGCCCGCGCAGAGGGCCCTGTACCGGGACGTGATGCGGGAAACTTATGGCTACCTGGGCGCGCTCG GATTTTCAGGCCCCAAACCCGCTTTTATTTCTTGGGTGGAAGGAGAGGTGGAGGCGTGGAGCCCGGAGGCCCAGGATCTGGAGGGTGAGACCCCAGCAGCTGTCATCAGAGACAGGGGAAAGATAACAG GATCCAGGGATGAGCGTGAAGAGAAAGAACTGATGAAGAGTCCAAAGCAAAAAGAGATGGAGCGTGAGGAAGTGTCTCTCGAGGAGTGGTCACCATCCAGCAGGCCACCAGGTGCTGGTCACAGAGCCACCTGCTCAGAGCTCTGCTGGAACTCTGGGCAGAGCCCAGTCAAGCCTTGGTTCAAGGACACTACAACCCGCACATCACCCTTCTCCTGCTCAGACTGTGGCCGCAACTTCAGCTACCCCTCCCTCCTGACCACCCACAGGCGGGTCCACTCCGGGGAGCGGCCCTTCCCCTGTGACCAGTGCCAGGCCTGTTTCTCCCAGCGCAAGTACCTGCTCCAGCATCAGCTCATCCACACAGGGGAAAGGCCCTACTCGTGCCCTGATTGTGGGCGACGTTTCCGCCAGAGGGGCTCCCTGGCCATCCACAGACGGGCTCACACCAGGGAGAAGCCCTATCCATGCCCAAACTGCAAAAGTCGCTTCACTTACCCCTACCTGCTAGCCATCCACCAGCGCAAACACACAGGCGAGAAGCCCTACAGCTGTCCCAGCTGCGGCCTCTGTTTCGCCTACAGCTCCCTGCTGGCCATCCATAGGCGCACCCATACAGGCGAGAAGCCCTACCCCTGTCCAGACTGTGGCCGCCGGTTCACctactcctctctcctcctcagtcACCAGCGCATTCACTCTGACAACcggcccttcccctgcccacaGTGTGGGAAGGGCTTTAAGCGCAAGTATGCCTTGGAAGCCCACCAGTGGATCCATCAGTCTGGCAAGAGGCCGAGGTGGCAGCGGCCTGTGGTAGGGCTCTCGGAGCCAGTCCTTGTTTTGGGAGGCCAGGATCCCCCAGT